The Ornithodoros turicata isolate Travis chromosome 7, ASM3712646v1, whole genome shotgun sequence genome includes a region encoding these proteins:
- the LOC135401300 gene encoding G patch domain and ankyrin repeat-containing protein 1 homolog isoform X1 has protein sequence MSYFRTIRFIRESRNSECTAFGTREWQCVKQQAENLSGEEAKRFYDDLISTPSASVTTAPSKKARRVASSIPKPSKLIKRQAKSCELLYAAEMNNVDDIQKCLSSGLDVNVADDFGWTALMCSSCSGAEDAVRFLLNENADDHIKNKQNKTAIDLARERGHMNIVRLLCKSENISSNQAPELTSEPTRDEFCSVCERLVTSTELSSHNTSILHQLSLEEGKLSTTHYGIPDSNTGFQMLLQMGWNRERGFGPSESGRKYPVKTVLKRDRAGLGKEISEARVTHFEPHDCSAIENARRKKTPTATTSKKGKRKGIDISRMKEIEFRREFY, from the coding sequence ATGTCTTACTTTAGGACAATACGTTTTATACGAGAATCGCGGAACTCTGAGTGTACCGCTTTTGGGACAAGGGAATGGCAGTGTGTGAAGCAACAAGCTGAGAACCTCAGCGGTGAAGAAGCCAAACGGTTCTATGACGACCTTATTTCCACACCTTCTGCATCAGTGACGACTGCTCCTTCAAAGAAAGCAAGGCGTGTGGCATCCAGTATTCCGAAACCGAGCAAACTTATTAAGAGGCAGGCAAAGTCATGTGAGCTGCTGTATGCGGCAGAAATGAACAATGTCGATGACATCCAAAAGTGCCTTTCATCGGGTCTCGATGTGAACGTGGCAGACGATTTTGGATGGACAGCTCTCATGTGCAGCTCATGTAGTGGTGCTGAAGATGCAGTGCGGTTCTTATTGAACGAAAACGCCGACGACCACATCAagaacaaacagaacaaaactgCAATAGACCTTGCGAGGGAAAGAGGTCACATGAATATCGTCCGCCTGTTGTGTAAGAGTGAAAACATTTCTTCAAATCAAGCTCCCGAATTGACCTCTGAGCCCACTCGTGACGAGTTCTGTTCTGTCTGTGAGAGGCTAGTTACTTCCACAGAATTGAGCAGCCACAACACATCAATATTACACCAGTTGAGCCTGGAAGAAGGCAAATTGTCGACGACCCATTACGGTATTCCTGATTCTAACACAGGGTTCCAGATGCTTCTGCAGATGGGCTGGAATCGGGAACGAGGGTTTGGCCCTTCAGAATCTGGTCGTAAATACCCTGTGAAGACAGTACTAAAGAGAGACCGTGCTGGACTTGGCAAAGAAATTAGCGAAGCGCGCGTGACACATTTTGAACCTCATGACTGCTCAGCAATTGAAAATGCAAGGAGGAAGAAAACACCCACAGCAACAACATCAAAGAAGGGAAAAAGGAAAGGCATTGACATCTCTCGGATGAAAGAAATAGAGTTCAGAAGAGAGTTTTACTAG
- the LOC135401300 gene encoding p53 and DNA damage-regulated protein 1-like isoform X3: MMMMMMNMFKARLPTPMSQTILTMSPAAQQVKQLLADIEAVAEEILADKEQVIDLDKKRQKNREALRALQKMEDVKGRPWICIGNMFMKMPNDHTKELLEKEQATLETEIQNLRKKMKRNVQQLREMEGKPEARGFDLQPLSKDEMRAVHKVLGQ, from the exons CCCCCATGTCTCAAACAATACTCACGATGAGTCCAGCAGCGCAGCAAGTGAAACAGCTTCTAGCAGATATTGAGGCTGTGGCAGAAGAGATACTGGCTGACAAAGAACAAGTCATAGACTTGGACAAGAAGCGGCAAAAGAATAGAGAGGCCCTAAG GGCATTGCAGAAGATGGAAGATGTGAAGGGAAGGCCCTGGATATGCATCGGAAATATGTTCATGAAAATGCCAAACGACCACACGAAAGAACTCTTGGAAAAAG AACAAGCAACACTGGAGACAGAGATCCAGAATCTGAGGAAGAAGATGAAACGAAACGTCCAGCAATTGCGTGAAATGGAAGGAAAACCTGAAGCACGTGGCTTTGATCTTCAGCCATTGAGCAAGGATGAAATGCGAGCTGTGCACAAGGTCCTGGGCCAGTGA
- the LOC135401300 gene encoding p53 and DNA damage-regulated protein 1-like isoform X4, whose translation MSQTILTMSPAAQQVKQLLADIEAVAEEILADKEQVIDLDKKRQKNREALRALQKMEDVKGRPWICIGNMFMKMPNDHTKELLEKEQATLETEIQNLRKKMKRNVQQLREMEGKPEARGFDLQPLSKDEMRAVHKVLGQ comes from the exons ATGTCTCAAACAATACTCACGATGAGTCCAGCAGCGCAGCAAGTGAAACAGCTTCTAGCAGATATTGAGGCTGTGGCAGAAGAGATACTGGCTGACAAAGAACAAGTCATAGACTTGGACAAGAAGCGGCAAAAGAATAGAGAGGCCCTAAG GGCATTGCAGAAGATGGAAGATGTGAAGGGAAGGCCCTGGATATGCATCGGAAATATGTTCATGAAAATGCCAAACGACCACACGAAAGAACTCTTGGAAAAAG AACAAGCAACACTGGAGACAGAGATCCAGAATCTGAGGAAGAAGATGAAACGAAACGTCCAGCAATTGCGTGAAATGGAAGGAAAACCTGAAGCACGTGGCTTTGATCTTCAGCCATTGAGCAAGGATGAAATGCGAGCTGTGCACAAGGTCCTGGGCCAGTGA
- the LOC135401295 gene encoding uncharacterized protein LOC135401295 isoform X3: MPEETRCCPADQQHRQDEAVDEASGVTVKLVEPLVFKVYQHPVSLAHTFHYLGSVNGKLMEATFTASNLSSSESLAACFSNDLTHFKCGYDRTENFPMGFCCPCTHDDCDPNAREKPCRPLEETPTTHCLQQSPFWYFVTALGPPMLYHTLEIHIYQRRKSSSWQAITKKPGIILGTDLPAAVNKENIVAAKYLTHTKYSSLDGGLPYQTHRLLIPHATPGMSADELPPHMANSARDYLIFPTSMVELGDSECGKIGTYFKAFSNQGDRCRRPVGSCLELQPLDLWSQDNAKREDGKDGKYLLENFATPQENAVVVNTLNGNRYLNLEYQGEFSSLSFVEINADAIEFDTASNRFALIEVNTLAMVNPIVIQLHIVNKHHRAELYKAYIKGCSFGFSSTSTDDVYLAPQEKHLLLLILRMDAGMPTTDVWCNVAIETSMHADAVTQSVLVRPRGTCNCYMDCQCTCLGESMACTPDISHTREKRKSSWHAADKPTEPLSHFKVPEPFIIDVHKPSVSMAACGLSAFLWALQIAIMIGFIKAVLGLIFPSVGLWGMEFAVLSEPKPIGKPRLKTKEPQKDFPHMNDEGDKPVNTAAVFCVNVFCFCFLPCILWNMIQNWKDSSPGEAFRDITHATNDNAGRKSAVKKRTDTA; encoded by the exons ATGCCAGAGGAAACTCGGTGTTGTCCTGCAGATCAACAACACCGGCAAG ACGAAGCTGTGGATGAAGCAAGCGGAGTGACGGTGAAGCTGGTGGAGCCGTTAGTCTTTAAGGTGTACCAACACCCGGTGTCCCTAGCGCACACCTTCCATTACCTAGGG AGCGTGAATGGGAAGCTGATGGAGGCTACGTTTACAGCATCAAACCTCTCATCGTCAGAATCTCTGGCAGCCTGTTTCTCCAACGACCTGACGCATTTCAAGTGCGGTTACGACAGAACGGAAAACTTTCCCATG GGGTTTTGCTGTCCTTGTACGCACGATGACTGTGACCCGAACGCGAGAGAAAAACCTTGTCGTCCACTGGAAGAAACACCCACGACACACTGCCTGCAGCAAAGCCCTTTCTG GTACTTTGTGACAGCCCTTGGGCCGCCCATGCTATACCACACACTTGAAATCCATATCTATCAGCGCCGAAAGTCGTCATCGTGGCAGGCCATTACCAAAAAACCGGGTATCATTCTTGGCACAGATCTCCCCGCGGCAGTGAACAAGGAAAACATC GTAGCGGCAAAATACCTCACCCATACGAAGTACAGCAGCCTTGATGGTGGTTTACCCTATCAGACACACCGGCTCTTAATCCCGCACGCCACGCCAGGAATGTCAGCAGACGAGCTACCGCCACACATGGCT AACAGTGCACGCGACTACCTGATTTTCCCGACATCTATGGTAGAACTTGGCGATAGTGAATGCGGCAAAATTGGGACGTACTTCAAGGCATTTTCGAACCAAGGCGATCGGTGTCGGCGCCCAGTTGGCAG TTGCTTGGAGCTGCAACCACTTGATCTTTGGTCTCAGGATAAT GCAAAACGCGAAGACGGTAAAGATGGGAAATATCTTCTGGAAAACTTCGCGACTCCTCAAGAAAATGCTGTTGTGGTTAATACCTTAAATGGAAATCGCTACCTCAACCTCGAGTACCAGGGCGAATTCAGTAGCCTGTCTTTTGTCGAGATCAATGCGGATGCAATAGAGTTCGACACTGCCAG CAACAGATTTGCCTTGATAGAAGTAAATACTCTGGCTATGGTCAACCCTATTGTGATACAGCTTCACATTGTTAACAAGCATCACAGAGCCGAGCTCTACAAGGCCTACATCAAGGGATGCAGCTTTGGTTTCTCGTCAACGAGCACGGACGATGTATATTTAGCACCACAGGAAAAGCACCTGCTGCTCCTCATTCTGCGGATGGATGCTGGAATGCCAACTACTGATGTGTGGTGCAACG TGGCAATTGAGACGTCAATGCATGCAGACGCTGTGACACAAAGCGTCTTAGTCCGGCCAAGAGGGACGTGTAATTGCTACATGGATTGCCAATGCACG TGTCTTGGAGAGTCGATGGCCTGTACACCAGATATTTCTCACAcgagagaaaagagaaaatccAGCTGGCACGCAGCAGACAAGCCTACCGAACCACTTAGTCACTTCAAGGTCCCTGAACCTTTTATAATTGATGTACACAAACCATCTGTTAGCATGGCTGCCTGTGGACTGTCTGCTTTTCTATGGGCGCTCCAGATAGCAATCATGATCG GTTTCATAAAAGCCGTGCTTGGTCTCATATTCCCTTCAGTGGGTCTGTGGGGAATGGAATTCGCTGTGCTTTCTGAACCAAAGCCTATAGGCAAGCCTAGATTGAAAACTAAGGAACCACAGAAAGACTTCCCACACAT GAATGATGAGGGTGACAAGCCTGTGAACACAGCTGCAGTGTTCTGCGTAAatgtcttttgtttttgttttttgccctGCATTTTATGGAATATGATTCAGAACTGGAAA GACTCAAGCCCAGGTGAAGCATTTCGTGACATCACTCACGCTACAAATGACAATGCAGGCAGAAAAAGTGCAGTGAAGAAGCGAACAGACACCGCTTGA
- the LOC135401295 gene encoding uncharacterized protein LOC135401295 isoform X2 — translation MAVVRERNISLGSLLVCMLYLSTCCATPEVRVKAVLVPCGTESHASKMGSTVDAFLSSKPTLTKCQRKLGVVLQINNTGKVMDEDMYVFLDEAVDEASGVTVKLVEPLVFKVYQHPVSLAHTFHYLGSVNGKLMEATFTASNLSSSESLAACFSNDLTHFKCGYDRTENFPMGFCCPCTHDDCDPNAREKPCRPLEETPTTHCLQQSPFWYFVTALGPPMLYHTLEIHIYQRRKSSSWQAITKKPGIILGTDLPAAVNKENIVAAKYLTHTKYSSLDGGLPYQTHRLLIPHATPGMSADELPPHMANSARDYLIFPTSMVELGDSECGKIGTYFKAFSNQGDRCRRPVGSCLELQPLDLWSQDNAKREDGKDGKYLLENFATPQENAVVVNTLNGNRYLNLEYQGEFSSLSFVEINADAIEFDTARFALIEVNTLAMVNPIVIQLHIVNKHHRAELYKAYIKGCSFGFSSTSTDDVYLAPQEKHLLLLILRMDAGMPTTDVWCNVAIETSMHADAVTQSVLVRPRGTCNCYMDCQCTCLGESMACTPDISHTREKRKSSWHAADKPTEPLSHFKVPEPFIIDVHKPSVSMAACGLSAFLWALQIAIMIGFIKAVLGLIFPSVGLWGMEFAVLSEPKPIGKPRLKTKEPQKDFPHMNDEGDKPVNTAAVFCVNVFCFCFLPCILWNMIQNWKDSSPGEAFRDITHATNDNAGRKSAVKKRTDTA, via the exons ATGGCTGTAGTAAGAGAAAGAAATATTTCCCTCGGGAGTCTGCTCGTCTGTATGCTTTACCTGAGCACTTGCTGCGCTACCCCGGAGGTTCGTGTCAAGGCTGTGTTGGTCCCATGCGGGACCGAGAGCCACGCTAGCAAAATGGGAAGCACTGTGGACGCCTTCCTGTCATCGAAGCCAACACTGACAAAATGCCAGAGGAAACTCGGTGTTGTCCTGCAGATCAACAACACCGGCAAG GTTATGGACGAAGACATGTACGTTTTCTTAGACGAAGCTGTGGATGAAGCAAGCGGAGTGACGGTGAAGCTGGTGGAGCCGTTAGTCTTTAAGGTGTACCAACACCCGGTGTCCCTAGCGCACACCTTCCATTACCTAGGG AGCGTGAATGGGAAGCTGATGGAGGCTACGTTTACAGCATCAAACCTCTCATCGTCAGAATCTCTGGCAGCCTGTTTCTCCAACGACCTGACGCATTTCAAGTGCGGTTACGACAGAACGGAAAACTTTCCCATG GGGTTTTGCTGTCCTTGTACGCACGATGACTGTGACCCGAACGCGAGAGAAAAACCTTGTCGTCCACTGGAAGAAACACCCACGACACACTGCCTGCAGCAAAGCCCTTTCTG GTACTTTGTGACAGCCCTTGGGCCGCCCATGCTATACCACACACTTGAAATCCATATCTATCAGCGCCGAAAGTCGTCATCGTGGCAGGCCATTACCAAAAAACCGGGTATCATTCTTGGCACAGATCTCCCCGCGGCAGTGAACAAGGAAAACATC GTAGCGGCAAAATACCTCACCCATACGAAGTACAGCAGCCTTGATGGTGGTTTACCCTATCAGACACACCGGCTCTTAATCCCGCACGCCACGCCAGGAATGTCAGCAGACGAGCTACCGCCACACATGGCT AACAGTGCACGCGACTACCTGATTTTCCCGACATCTATGGTAGAACTTGGCGATAGTGAATGCGGCAAAATTGGGACGTACTTCAAGGCATTTTCGAACCAAGGCGATCGGTGTCGGCGCCCAGTTGGCAG TTGCTTGGAGCTGCAACCACTTGATCTTTGGTCTCAGGATAAT GCAAAACGCGAAGACGGTAAAGATGGGAAATATCTTCTGGAAAACTTCGCGACTCCTCAAGAAAATGCTGTTGTGGTTAATACCTTAAATGGAAATCGCTACCTCAACCTCGAGTACCAGGGCGAATTCAGTAGCCTGTCTTTTGTCGAGATCAATGCGGATGCAATAGAGTTCGACACTGCCAG ATTTGCCTTGATAGAAGTAAATACTCTGGCTATGGTCAACCCTATTGTGATACAGCTTCACATTGTTAACAAGCATCACAGAGCCGAGCTCTACAAGGCCTACATCAAGGGATGCAGCTTTGGTTTCTCGTCAACGAGCACGGACGATGTATATTTAGCACCACAGGAAAAGCACCTGCTGCTCCTCATTCTGCGGATGGATGCTGGAATGCCAACTACTGATGTGTGGTGCAACG TGGCAATTGAGACGTCAATGCATGCAGACGCTGTGACACAAAGCGTCTTAGTCCGGCCAAGAGGGACGTGTAATTGCTACATGGATTGCCAATGCACG TGTCTTGGAGAGTCGATGGCCTGTACACCAGATATTTCTCACAcgagagaaaagagaaaatccAGCTGGCACGCAGCAGACAAGCCTACCGAACCACTTAGTCACTTCAAGGTCCCTGAACCTTTTATAATTGATGTACACAAACCATCTGTTAGCATGGCTGCCTGTGGACTGTCTGCTTTTCTATGGGCGCTCCAGATAGCAATCATGATCG GTTTCATAAAAGCCGTGCTTGGTCTCATATTCCCTTCAGTGGGTCTGTGGGGAATGGAATTCGCTGTGCTTTCTGAACCAAAGCCTATAGGCAAGCCTAGATTGAAAACTAAGGAACCACAGAAAGACTTCCCACACAT GAATGATGAGGGTGACAAGCCTGTGAACACAGCTGCAGTGTTCTGCGTAAatgtcttttgtttttgttttttgccctGCATTTTATGGAATATGATTCAGAACTGGAAA GACTCAAGCCCAGGTGAAGCATTTCGTGACATCACTCACGCTACAAATGACAATGCAGGCAGAAAAAGTGCAGTGAAGAAGCGAACAGACACCGCTTGA
- the LOC135401295 gene encoding uncharacterized protein LOC135401295 isoform X1, with translation MAVVRERNISLGSLLVCMLYLSTCCATPEVRVKAVLVPCGTESHASKMGSTVDAFLSSKPTLTKCQRKLGVVLQINNTGKVMDEDMYVFLDEAVDEASGVTVKLVEPLVFKVYQHPVSLAHTFHYLGSVNGKLMEATFTASNLSSSESLAACFSNDLTHFKCGYDRTENFPMGFCCPCTHDDCDPNAREKPCRPLEETPTTHCLQQSPFWYFVTALGPPMLYHTLEIHIYQRRKSSSWQAITKKPGIILGTDLPAAVNKENIVAAKYLTHTKYSSLDGGLPYQTHRLLIPHATPGMSADELPPHMANSARDYLIFPTSMVELGDSECGKIGTYFKAFSNQGDRCRRPVGSCLELQPLDLWSQDNAKREDGKDGKYLLENFATPQENAVVVNTLNGNRYLNLEYQGEFSSLSFVEINADAIEFDTASNRFALIEVNTLAMVNPIVIQLHIVNKHHRAELYKAYIKGCSFGFSSTSTDDVYLAPQEKHLLLLILRMDAGMPTTDVWCNVAIETSMHADAVTQSVLVRPRGTCNCYMDCQCTCLGESMACTPDISHTREKRKSSWHAADKPTEPLSHFKVPEPFIIDVHKPSVSMAACGLSAFLWALQIAIMIGFIKAVLGLIFPSVGLWGMEFAVLSEPKPIGKPRLKTKEPQKDFPHMNDEGDKPVNTAAVFCVNVFCFCFLPCILWNMIQNWKDSSPGEAFRDITHATNDNAGRKSAVKKRTDTA, from the exons ATGGCTGTAGTAAGAGAAAGAAATATTTCCCTCGGGAGTCTGCTCGTCTGTATGCTTTACCTGAGCACTTGCTGCGCTACCCCGGAGGTTCGTGTCAAGGCTGTGTTGGTCCCATGCGGGACCGAGAGCCACGCTAGCAAAATGGGAAGCACTGTGGACGCCTTCCTGTCATCGAAGCCAACACTGACAAAATGCCAGAGGAAACTCGGTGTTGTCCTGCAGATCAACAACACCGGCAAG GTTATGGACGAAGACATGTACGTTTTCTTAGACGAAGCTGTGGATGAAGCAAGCGGAGTGACGGTGAAGCTGGTGGAGCCGTTAGTCTTTAAGGTGTACCAACACCCGGTGTCCCTAGCGCACACCTTCCATTACCTAGGG AGCGTGAATGGGAAGCTGATGGAGGCTACGTTTACAGCATCAAACCTCTCATCGTCAGAATCTCTGGCAGCCTGTTTCTCCAACGACCTGACGCATTTCAAGTGCGGTTACGACAGAACGGAAAACTTTCCCATG GGGTTTTGCTGTCCTTGTACGCACGATGACTGTGACCCGAACGCGAGAGAAAAACCTTGTCGTCCACTGGAAGAAACACCCACGACACACTGCCTGCAGCAAAGCCCTTTCTG GTACTTTGTGACAGCCCTTGGGCCGCCCATGCTATACCACACACTTGAAATCCATATCTATCAGCGCCGAAAGTCGTCATCGTGGCAGGCCATTACCAAAAAACCGGGTATCATTCTTGGCACAGATCTCCCCGCGGCAGTGAACAAGGAAAACATC GTAGCGGCAAAATACCTCACCCATACGAAGTACAGCAGCCTTGATGGTGGTTTACCCTATCAGACACACCGGCTCTTAATCCCGCACGCCACGCCAGGAATGTCAGCAGACGAGCTACCGCCACACATGGCT AACAGTGCACGCGACTACCTGATTTTCCCGACATCTATGGTAGAACTTGGCGATAGTGAATGCGGCAAAATTGGGACGTACTTCAAGGCATTTTCGAACCAAGGCGATCGGTGTCGGCGCCCAGTTGGCAG TTGCTTGGAGCTGCAACCACTTGATCTTTGGTCTCAGGATAAT GCAAAACGCGAAGACGGTAAAGATGGGAAATATCTTCTGGAAAACTTCGCGACTCCTCAAGAAAATGCTGTTGTGGTTAATACCTTAAATGGAAATCGCTACCTCAACCTCGAGTACCAGGGCGAATTCAGTAGCCTGTCTTTTGTCGAGATCAATGCGGATGCAATAGAGTTCGACACTGCCAG CAACAGATTTGCCTTGATAGAAGTAAATACTCTGGCTATGGTCAACCCTATTGTGATACAGCTTCACATTGTTAACAAGCATCACAGAGCCGAGCTCTACAAGGCCTACATCAAGGGATGCAGCTTTGGTTTCTCGTCAACGAGCACGGACGATGTATATTTAGCACCACAGGAAAAGCACCTGCTGCTCCTCATTCTGCGGATGGATGCTGGAATGCCAACTACTGATGTGTGGTGCAACG TGGCAATTGAGACGTCAATGCATGCAGACGCTGTGACACAAAGCGTCTTAGTCCGGCCAAGAGGGACGTGTAATTGCTACATGGATTGCCAATGCACG TGTCTTGGAGAGTCGATGGCCTGTACACCAGATATTTCTCACAcgagagaaaagagaaaatccAGCTGGCACGCAGCAGACAAGCCTACCGAACCACTTAGTCACTTCAAGGTCCCTGAACCTTTTATAATTGATGTACACAAACCATCTGTTAGCATGGCTGCCTGTGGACTGTCTGCTTTTCTATGGGCGCTCCAGATAGCAATCATGATCG GTTTCATAAAAGCCGTGCTTGGTCTCATATTCCCTTCAGTGGGTCTGTGGGGAATGGAATTCGCTGTGCTTTCTGAACCAAAGCCTATAGGCAAGCCTAGATTGAAAACTAAGGAACCACAGAAAGACTTCCCACACAT GAATGATGAGGGTGACAAGCCTGTGAACACAGCTGCAGTGTTCTGCGTAAatgtcttttgtttttgttttttgccctGCATTTTATGGAATATGATTCAGAACTGGAAA GACTCAAGCCCAGGTGAAGCATTTCGTGACATCACTCACGCTACAAATGACAATGCAGGCAGAAAAAGTGCAGTGAAGAAGCGAACAGACACCGCTTGA